A genomic stretch from Numida meleagris isolate 19003 breed g44 Domestic line chromosome 2, NumMel1.0, whole genome shotgun sequence includes:
- the MTERF3 gene encoding transcription termination factor 3, mitochondrial — protein MAVWARQAARCGWLSAAGLLGPRSRSGAARVCRGAAPLPALLSGHRLLPWRLHVSVADGAQPSRAKGEGCAPRSSLSVAVKQEQAAPETVSDLSTAKLYEDWDDVPPSSALEEISEEEAVKIIADPLLPPQSSTLRDYVDHSETLTKLVHLGVDLSQVEKRQKAGQLLLTLDFEKDITKILLFLKDVGIEDNQLGPFLTKNPYILGEDLEALETRVAYLKSKKFGNAEIAQMVSRAPYLLLFSVERLDNRLGFFKNELGLSVKKTKDLVIRFPRLLTGKLEPVKENLQVCQIEFGFQRNEVQQIAFKTPKILTASKKRLRQTFDYLHNIMGIPHNMLTRFPQVFNSKLLRIKERHMFLIFLGRAQYDPTQPSYISLDQLVSLPDEVFCTEIAKASMQDFEKFLKTI, from the exons ATGGCCGTGTGGGCGCGGCAGGCCGCCCGCTGCGGATGGCTGAGCGCTGCCGGGTTGCTCGGCCCGAGGAGCCGCAGCGGTGCCGCGCGGGTGTGCCGTGGGGCGGCCCCGCTGCCTGCGCTGCTCTCTGGGCACAGGCTTCTTCCGTGGAGGCTGCACGTATCTGTAGCAGACGGTGCTCAGCCGTCCCGTGCCAAGGGCGAGGGCTGTGCTCCCAGAAGCAGCTTGTCCGTAGCAGTAAAACAGGAGCAGGCGGCACCAGAGACAGTCTCTGACCTGAGCACAGCTAAATTGTATGAAG acTGGGATGACGTTCCACCTTCATCTGCTTTGGAGGAGATTTCTGAGGAAGAAGCTGTGAAGATCATTGCAGATCCACTTCTTCCCCCTCAGTCTTCCACACTTCGAGATTATGTTGATCACTCAGAAACCCTGACCAAGCTTGTCCATCTAG GAGTTGACTTATCCCAAGTGGAGAAACGTCAAAAGGCAGGTCAACTCTTACTGACCTTGGACTTTGAAAAAGATATAactaaaatacttctgtttctgaaggatGTGGGTATAGAAGACAATCAACTGGGACCGTTCCTGACCAAAAATCCATACATCCTTGGTGAAGATCTGGAAGCTCTAGAAACAAG AGTGGCTTACCTAAAATCAAAAAAATTTGGTAATGCAGAAATTGCTCAGATGGTCTCAAGAGCTCcatatttgctgttgttttcagtggAAAGATTGGATAACAGACTGGGTTTCTTCAAAAATGAACTTGGCCTCAGTGTAAAAAAG ACAAAGGATCTGGTAATTCGTTTTCCTAGGCTGCTGACTGGCAAATTAGAGCCTGTAAAAGAGAATCTTCAG gtTTGTCAGATTGAATTTGGTTTTCAACGTAATGAAGTTCAGCAGATTGCATTTAAAACCCCCAAGATTTTAACTGCAAGTAAAAAGAGACTCAGACAGACATTTGACTACCTGCACAACATAATGGGCATTCCCCACAACATGCTTACTCGTTTTCCTCAG gTTTTCAACTCAAAGCTATTACGAATCAAAGAGAGACATATGTTTCTTATATTCTTGGGAAGAGCCCAGTATGACCCAACACAGCCCAGCTACATTTCTCTGGACCAGCTAGTGTCCTTGCCCGATGAGGTGTTTTGTACAGAGATTGCCAAAGCCTCTATGCAGGACTttgaaaaattcttaaaaacGATTTAA